The Aequorivita sublithincola DSM 14238 genome window below encodes:
- a CDS encoding class I SAM-dependent methyltransferase translates to MIQHEEIEKVENFWNEHLCGKQFVNEEIYTPAFFNEYRAFRYKKEHHLLEIINEYDSSNKDTLEIGLGVGADTTQWAAKSKSHTGIDLTDEAVYSTTKHLELLGLKGTIVKGSAEELPFKNESFDLVYSQGVLHHTDNIENTFSGIHRILRPDGEFIIMLYTKDSFNYWFRIQMYFRARMLAEIFKNKIGLKSNPTWAEHYQNFKKMGWKYLSWKEFPHHCTDGPSCTIANIYYKKEIIDLLAKHNLIVERTEKYHFPISSKHPKLERSLAKYLGFYRFYWGKKI, encoded by the coding sequence ATGATACAGCACGAAGAAATTGAAAAAGTAGAAAATTTTTGGAATGAACATCTCTGCGGAAAGCAATTTGTAAACGAGGAAATTTATACCCCTGCTTTTTTTAACGAATACAGAGCTTTTAGATATAAAAAAGAGCATCATTTGCTCGAAATAATAAACGAGTACGATAGCAGTAATAAAGATACCTTGGAAATAGGTTTGGGTGTAGGTGCAGATACTACACAGTGGGCCGCAAAATCAAAATCCCACACTGGCATAGATTTAACCGATGAGGCTGTTTATTCCACTACTAAACATTTGGAGCTTTTGGGTCTAAAAGGAACTATTGTAAAAGGAAGTGCGGAAGAGCTGCCTTTTAAAAATGAATCTTTTGATCTTGTTTATTCCCAAGGTGTATTACACCATACTGACAATATAGAAAATACATTCAGTGGCATACATAGGATTTTAAGACCGGACGGGGAATTTATAATTATGCTCTACACCAAAGATTCTTTTAATTATTGGTTTAGAATACAAATGTATTTTAGAGCACGGATGTTAGCAGAGATCTTTAAAAATAAGATAGGTTTAAAATCTAATCCAACTTGGGCTGAACATTACCAAAACTTTAAAAAAATGGGATGGAAATATCTTTCTTGGAAAGAGTTTCCGCATCATTGCACGGATGGGCCTAGTTGCACAATCGCAAATATTTATTATAAGAAAGAAATTATAGACTTGTTGGCTAAACATAATTTAATAGTTGAACGAACTGAAAAATATCATTTTCCCATTTCCAGCAAACATCCAAAACTGGAGAGAAGCCTTGCTAAATATCTGGGTTTTTATAGATTTTATTGGGGCAAGAAAATATAA
- the asnB gene encoding asparagine synthase (glutamine-hydrolyzing), translating to MCGIAGFIGFQNKSEFAKKANEIQKHRGPDDQSIWEDDFISLSHQRLSIIDLENRANQPFEKHDLVLVFNGEIYNYLEIRRKLELEYESKFTTTSDTEVVIEAFYHLKEKCLDLFIGMFAFCIYDKNSNETFLARDHFGIKPLFYYHNKKQFAFSSELKTLVKLGITSKKINKEALVAALNYLWIPNDVCIFNDVVKLPPGSYSVLDEKGVLKSKQFWSLNEKEKKAENVLSELDNALHNTIDRHLIADVPVSSFLSGGLDSSLISVLAKERLQKLNTYTIGTSQEDKKIEKMPDDQKYAKRLADEFGFNHEEIIVDSSIIDLLPKMVYTLDEPIGDPAAINTYLISKMAAQRGEKVLLSGMGADEIFFGYRRHMATLLALKYNKTPRFLKNTIKRTVNFFPVKSEKGGLKLARWAKRFLSFTDLPEHETYMRSYSYYSKVELGQLFQGDFSKEIDGLYEKHNAIFNAKFDGDIINKICNTDIQMFMLGLNLTYTDRASMAASVEVRVPFIDRDFINAAMAIPGKIKFQNRVPKYLLKKTAENYLPDYITNRKKASFGAPIRSWISKDLKKMVDDYLSEAQITKRGIFNYRFVKKMIDNDRQGIADYAYQIYMLLTIEIWFREFVD from the coding sequence ATGTGTGGAATTGCAGGTTTTATTGGATTTCAAAACAAAAGTGAATTTGCAAAAAAAGCAAATGAGATTCAAAAACACAGAGGCCCTGATGATCAGTCAATTTGGGAAGATGACTTTATCTCTTTGAGCCATCAACGTCTCTCTATTATTGATCTTGAAAATCGTGCCAATCAACCTTTTGAAAAGCACGATCTTGTTCTTGTTTTTAATGGTGAAATTTATAATTATCTTGAAATAAGGAGAAAATTAGAACTAGAATATGAATCAAAATTTACCACTACTTCAGACACTGAAGTAGTCATTGAAGCTTTTTATCATCTAAAGGAAAAATGTCTGGATCTTTTCATAGGGATGTTTGCCTTTTGTATTTACGATAAAAATAGTAACGAAACTTTTTTGGCTCGCGATCATTTCGGAATTAAGCCTTTATTTTATTATCACAATAAAAAACAATTTGCTTTTTCATCAGAATTAAAAACACTTGTAAAACTTGGAATTACATCTAAAAAAATAAATAAGGAAGCCTTGGTAGCGGCTCTAAACTATTTATGGATCCCAAATGACGTTTGCATTTTTAACGATGTTGTAAAATTGCCGCCTGGTAGTTATTCCGTACTCGATGAAAAAGGAGTTCTAAAATCCAAGCAATTTTGGTCATTGAATGAAAAAGAAAAGAAAGCTGAAAATGTGCTGTCAGAATTAGATAACGCTCTCCATAATACAATAGACCGTCATTTAATTGCAGACGTACCAGTAAGTAGCTTTTTGAGCGGTGGGTTGGATTCATCCTTGATTTCTGTGTTAGCAAAAGAAAGACTTCAAAAATTAAACACATATACAATTGGAACTTCTCAAGAGGATAAGAAAATTGAAAAAATGCCCGATGACCAAAAGTACGCGAAGCGGTTGGCAGATGAATTTGGGTTTAACCACGAAGAAATTATTGTAGATTCTTCAATAATTGATTTGCTTCCCAAAATGGTTTATACTTTGGATGAACCCATTGGTGATCCTGCTGCCATTAATACCTATCTCATTTCAAAAATGGCAGCACAACGAGGTGAAAAAGTATTACTTTCGGGAATGGGAGCTGATGAAATTTTCTTTGGTTACAGAAGACATATGGCAACTTTATTGGCATTGAAATATAATAAAACCCCTCGTTTTTTAAAGAATACAATAAAGAGAACGGTAAATTTCTTTCCTGTAAAAAGTGAAAAAGGAGGATTAAAGTTGGCGCGTTGGGCAAAACGATTTCTTTCCTTTACTGATTTGCCAGAACATGAAACCTATATGCGCAGTTATAGTTATTATTCTAAGGTAGAACTTGGACAATTATTTCAAGGCGACTTTTCAAAGGAAATAGACGGTCTATATGAAAAGCACAATGCTATTTTTAATGCCAAATTTGATGGTGATATTATAAACAAGATATGCAACACGGACATCCAAATGTTTATGCTTGGGCTTAATCTTACTTATACCGATAGAGCATCTATGGCGGCATCGGTAGAGGTTCGCGTTCCCTTTATTGATAGGGATTTTATAAATGCGGCAATGGCAATTCCGGGAAAAATAAAATTTCAAAATAGAGTACCGAAATACCTTCTTAAAAAAACAGCAGAAAACTATTTACCCGATTATATAACTAACCGAAAAAAAGCATCCTTTGGTGCGCCTATCAGGTCTTGGATATCAAAAGACTTGAAAAAAATGGTTGATGACTATTTATCTGAAGCCCAAATAACAAAACGAGGGATTTTTAATTACAGATTTGTAAAAAAGATGATAGATAATGATAGACAGGGCATAGCAGATTATGCCTACCAAATATACATGTTATTGACGATTGAAATTTGGTTTAGAGAATTTGTGGATTGA
- a CDS encoding glycosyltransferase has product MNKKLAIYGAYPPPLGGISVHIKRIEPYLESENIDYTIFNFGSYKKENVIPTHKSVFWYLKILFIKKYKLFHFHEMVVSIDYIFYFLFSYFNKTKFIITIHAGELSRLNLFCLTKTKNIKVISVSENINKLLLLKDIDSILLPAYVPPLNVSTKELKKDQRIYFLFSVWKVTKELSEKIYNIPLALHFLKMNTHKYKMLFLIGNKKISDLDYLNKIIETYGVMDSVEIIYEENLVEYIRNCSFLLKTNLVDGYGIALQEAMDLGIPAIATDVCVRPKGTVLFKDNNLTDMTEKISQTLSQPVENILKNKEDLQYHYDLIKIYKQMLNN; this is encoded by the coding sequence ATGAATAAAAAATTAGCTATTTACGGAGCTTATCCACCACCTCTCGGTGGAATTTCTGTACATATTAAAAGAATAGAACCATATTTAGAAAGCGAAAATATTGATTACACGATTTTTAATTTTGGATCTTATAAAAAAGAAAATGTGATTCCTACACATAAAAGTGTGTTTTGGTACTTAAAAATTTTATTTATTAAGAAATATAAATTATTCCATTTTCACGAAATGGTCGTAAGCATTGATTATATTTTTTATTTTTTATTTTCTTATTTTAATAAAACTAAGTTTATTATTACAATTCACGCTGGAGAACTAAGTAGATTAAATCTTTTTTGTCTAACCAAAACAAAAAATATAAAAGTGATATCTGTTTCTGAAAATATTAATAAATTATTGCTTTTAAAAGATATTGATTCCATATTATTACCAGCTTACGTACCACCTCTCAATGTTTCTACTAAAGAACTAAAGAAGGATCAAAGAATATATTTTCTTTTTAGTGTGTGGAAAGTTACGAAAGAACTCTCAGAGAAGATATATAATATTCCATTGGCGCTTCATTTTCTTAAAATGAATACTCACAAATATAAAATGCTGTTTCTGATTGGGAATAAAAAAATTTCGGATTTGGATTATTTGAATAAAATTATTGAAACTTATGGCGTAATGGACTCGGTAGAAATAATATACGAAGAAAATCTTGTCGAATATATTCGAAATTGTTCTTTTCTACTCAAAACCAATTTAGTAGATGGGTATGGAATTGCCTTGCAGGAAGCAATGGACTTAGGAATTCCTGCAATTGCGACTGACGTCTGTGTTAGGCCTAAGGGAACGGTTTTATTTAAGGATAACAACTTGACAGATATGACTGAAAAAATCTCGCAAACATTGTCGCAACCAGTCGAAAATATTTTAAAGAACAAAGAAGATTTACAATATCATTACGACTTAATTAAAATTTATAAGCAGATGCTTAATAATTAA
- a CDS encoding O-antigen ligase family protein, producing the protein MNSKDAKRIFLVFGAATAAIGYIFSITTGSIGIMIFLLAWLINYKSITFNKLTKKNKLWPLVLFFLFLILGSFHGGDFYKSQKILVRFIPFLLFPILFITAPIFSSKERLRIIKVFVHSLTIFFIICLIVAISRQIGFWNRGGIFNWYYFYRYDFLEVFKQHPTYLSMFTLLSLSFVLFLKKDLFGKRFLLITTLLIQMTAIIFYGSRIGYILFLFLLVIYFFRNFRTKNGYKKFRSAAIFISSFILMVFLVYKIPIVKERIFYTFGLSYDYKFNNIESINEGGIPEEHGRFLLWKDAVSLIKERPFFGLGTGATEKALLKKYKEMGHILFLDNKYNVHNSYLQTLLMGGIFLLAVYLLIMHNLLWSSLSRKDVSLFMFFLIIAITSITETIFVSRGVQFLSFFYCFFLMREHE; encoded by the coding sequence ATGAATTCGAAAGACGCTAAAAGAATTTTCTTAGTTTTTGGCGCAGCCACTGCAGCGATTGGTTATATTTTTTCAATAACTACGGGATCCATCGGGATTATGATTTTTCTTTTAGCTTGGTTAATAAATTATAAGAGTATCACATTTAACAAATTAACAAAAAAGAATAAACTTTGGCCGTTAGTCTTATTTTTTTTATTTCTAATATTAGGTTCATTTCATGGAGGGGATTTTTATAAATCCCAAAAGATTCTAGTCCGTTTTATTCCTTTTTTACTTTTCCCAATTTTATTTATAACAGCTCCCATCTTCAGTTCCAAAGAAAGACTTAGAATTATTAAAGTCTTTGTTCACTCTCTTACTATTTTTTTTATAATTTGTTTAATTGTTGCCATTAGTAGACAAATTGGGTTTTGGAATCGTGGCGGGATATTCAACTGGTATTATTTCTATAGGTATGATTTTTTAGAAGTATTTAAACAGCATCCCACTTATTTATCAATGTTTACTCTTTTGTCATTAAGCTTTGTTTTATTTCTAAAAAAGGATTTATTTGGAAAAAGATTTTTACTTATTACCACCTTGTTAATACAAATGACAGCCATTATTTTTTATGGAAGTAGGATTGGTTATATTTTGTTTCTTTTTTTACTCGTGATTTATTTCTTTAGAAATTTTCGTACCAAAAATGGATATAAAAAATTTCGGTCTGCAGCTATATTTATTTCCAGTTTCATTTTGATGGTCTTTTTGGTTTATAAAATACCTATTGTGAAGGAAAGAATATTCTATACTTTTGGGCTTTCATATGACTATAAATTCAATAATATCGAATCAATTAACGAAGGCGGTATTCCTGAAGAACATGGAAGGTTTCTTTTATGGAAGGATGCAGTTAGCTTAATAAAAGAAAGACCATTTTTTGGATTAGGTACTGGTGCCACGGAAAAGGCCTTACTTAAAAAATATAAAGAGATGGGTCATATCCTTTTTTTAGATAATAAATATAATGTCCATAACAGCTATTTGCAGACTCTTTTAATGGGGGGAATTTTTCTTTTGGCGGTCTATCTACTTATCATGCATAATTTGTTGTGGAGCAGTTTATCAAGGAAAGATGTATCTTTATTTATGTTTTTTCTAATTATTGCTATTACCTCCATCACTGAAACAATTTTTGTCTCCCGTGGAGTACAATTTCTCTCATTTTTCTATTGTTTCTTTCTAATGCGCGAACATGAATAA
- a CDS encoding polysaccharide biosynthesis C-terminal domain-containing protein produces the protein MKLHNKILDKNNLFTRGMASTVIKMLGAIGSYVLSYLIALKYGAEGNGVFALFMTYIVILSTLFYIGLDLYLVKEISSLITELKFQNVKKIYYAILKTYLFPLSCGGIFLSILLFFFLKNNIYSLTTIGLTLNIFIDLHSAVLQGMKKVEWYSYFTQFAKYLFTIFFIIIFTYSNNAENILFLYIASLFLNALFSFFVVRFYIKNLNVKGVLSTNRYSIKSIFLISKEFLFSSALIIILVWVDFIFIDIFLTKDEAGIYSVALKIATLISFSFTAFNAFLAPRISEIYAKGNISELQKIITQNFLFTLPMIVIPFLGIIIFKEDLLRFFGKEFISGMSVLVWLALGQFINSIFGPVSLLLQMTNHQKLFQNILLISFVIKLISSFVFIQMFGLQGIAIASTLALAFWTIVGSYFISKKIGVFSWFEINELKTLLGIRLKK, from the coding sequence ATGAAGCTCCATAATAAGATTTTAGACAAAAACAATCTCTTTACCCGGGGTATGGCGAGTACTGTAATTAAAATGCTCGGGGCAATAGGAAGTTATGTACTGTCATATCTTATTGCTTTAAAATATGGTGCTGAAGGAAATGGGGTTTTTGCACTTTTTATGACCTATATAGTTATATTAAGTACGTTATTTTATATAGGACTTGATCTTTACTTAGTTAAAGAGATATCATCACTAATAACTGAACTAAAGTTCCAAAATGTAAAAAAAATTTATTATGCTATACTCAAAACGTATCTTTTTCCACTGAGCTGCGGGGGAATTTTTTTGTCGATATTACTTTTCTTTTTTTTAAAAAATAATATATACTCGCTTACCACAATAGGTCTTACTTTAAATATCTTCATCGATTTGCATAGTGCTGTTCTACAAGGAATGAAAAAGGTAGAATGGTATAGTTATTTTACCCAGTTTGCGAAATATTTATTTACTATATTTTTTATTATAATTTTTACATATAGTAATAATGCTGAAAATATTCTTTTTCTATATATAGCTAGCTTATTTCTTAATGCGTTATTTTCATTTTTTGTTGTTCGATTTTATATAAAAAATCTAAATGTTAAAGGAGTATTATCCACTAATAGATATTCGATAAAATCAATATTTTTAATTTCCAAAGAATTTTTATTTTCGTCAGCCCTTATTATCATACTTGTATGGGTAGATTTTATTTTTATTGATATATTTCTGACCAAAGATGAAGCTGGTATATATAGTGTTGCTTTAAAAATAGCTACTTTAATTTCTTTTAGTTTTACAGCATTCAATGCTTTTCTTGCACCAAGAATATCAGAAATTTATGCCAAGGGAAATATATCTGAATTGCAAAAAATAATTACTCAAAATTTCCTTTTTACACTGCCTATGATTGTTATTCCCTTTTTAGGAATTATTATTTTTAAAGAAGATTTATTGCGATTTTTTGGAAAGGAATTTATTTCTGGAATGTCCGTTTTAGTATGGCTAGCACTGGGTCAGTTCATAAACTCAATATTTGGCCCCGTAAGTTTATTACTTCAAATGACAAATCATCAAAAGTTATTTCAGAATATTCTATTAATAAGTTTTGTGATAAAATTGATTAGTTCATTTGTTTTTATCCAAATGTTTGGACTTCAAGGAATAGCCATAGCGAGCACATTAGCACTGGCATTTTGGACAATTGTAGGGAGTTATTTTATTAGTAAAAAAATAGGCGTATTTTCATGGTTTGAGATAAATGAGTTAAAGACACTCCTTGGCATAAGATTAAAAAAATAA
- the wecC gene encoding UDP-N-acetyl-D-mannosamine dehydrogenase yields the protein MEHKPTVVMMGLGYIGLPTAALIASKGVNVTGVDISQNVVNTINEGKIHIVEPDLDGLVHHVVKQGFLKAATSPVEADVYLIAVPTPFKENHVPDLSYVESAVNNLIPTLKKGALVILESTSPVGTTQKVQEIIFKQRPELKGEIFIAYCPERVLPGNVIYELEQNDRAIGGIDEASTERAVWFYKHFVKGELHKTNSQTAEMCKLVENSSRDVQIAFANELSMICDKANINVWELIRLANKHPRVNILQPGTGVGGHCIAVDPWFIVSEFPDEAKIIRSAREINNYKTDWAIEKVKNEALRFKIDNGRDAIVACMGLAFKPNIDDLRESPAVHVCEALESDGFKTLNVEPNLKKETKRELTQTNEAIEKADILVFLVAHTEFKNLSLPDNKTIFDFCGVLC from the coding sequence ATGGAGCATAAACCCACAGTAGTAATGATGGGACTTGGTTATATAGGTTTGCCTACAGCAGCCTTGATTGCCAGCAAAGGAGTGAATGTAACAGGAGTTGATATTTCACAAAATGTGGTAAACACTATAAACGAAGGGAAAATCCATATTGTAGAACCAGATCTTGACGGATTGGTGCATCACGTTGTGAAACAAGGTTTTTTAAAAGCCGCCACAAGCCCTGTGGAAGCCGATGTTTACTTAATTGCTGTACCAACACCATTCAAAGAAAACCACGTTCCAGATCTTTCTTATGTGGAAAGCGCAGTGAATAATTTGATTCCAACTTTGAAAAAAGGCGCTTTGGTTATTTTAGAATCAACCAGTCCTGTTGGCACAACGCAAAAAGTACAGGAAATTATTTTTAAGCAACGTCCAGAATTGAAGGGCGAAATCTTTATAGCCTATTGTCCAGAAAGGGTTTTACCAGGAAATGTTATTTATGAATTGGAGCAGAACGACCGTGCTATCGGCGGTATTGATGAAGCTTCAACTGAACGTGCAGTTTGGTTCTACAAACATTTTGTGAAAGGTGAATTACACAAGACCAATTCACAAACTGCGGAAATGTGCAAATTAGTTGAAAACTCATCACGAGATGTGCAGATTGCTTTCGCCAATGAACTTTCAATGATTTGTGATAAAGCAAACATCAACGTTTGGGAGTTGATTCGTTTGGCTAACAAACATCCACGAGTAAATATTCTGCAGCCAGGAACTGGTGTTGGCGGTCATTGTATTGCGGTAGATCCGTGGTTTATTGTTTCTGAATTTCCTGATGAAGCAAAAATAATCCGATCCGCTCGAGAAATAAATAATTATAAAACCGATTGGGCCATTGAAAAGGTAAAGAATGAAGCCTTGCGTTTCAAAATTGATAATGGTCGAGATGCAATTGTAGCTTGTATGGGTCTTGCTTTCAAACCTAATATTGACGATCTGCGTGAATCTCCAGCAGTACACGTTTGCGAAGCTTTAGAAAGCGACGGTTTTAAAACGCTGAACGTAGAGCCAAATCTTAAAAAGGAAACTAAAAGAGAGCTTACGCAAACCAATGAAGCAATTGAAAAGGCAGATATATTGGTATTTTTAGTGGCGCACACGGAATTCAAAAATCTCTCTTTGCCAGACAACAAAACGATTTTTGATTTTTGTGGCGTATTGTGTTGA
- the wecB gene encoding non-hydrolyzing UDP-N-acetylglucosamine 2-epimerase translates to MKKKNLIVFGTRPEAIKMAPLVREFLRNDTFETKVCVTAQHREMLDQVLDFFEIVPDYDLNLMRPNQNLYSLTATIIENMKPVLDEVKPDFVYVHGDTTTSMAVGIAAFYSGAKICHVEAGLRTFDRQYPFPEEFNRQLTGKIADYHFAPTNLSNNNLLAENISEENILVTGNTVIDALLYGIEKVNSENFKDEEIEKLKTVLDFQNEIILVTGHRRENHGEGLIKICSALKSIAEKNPSVQIIYPVHLNPNVLKPVHELLSGISNIILTEPLAYPAFIWLMEKSFLIITDSGGIQEEAPSLGKPVLVTRETTERPEAVEEGTVLLVGTDTEKIIVETQKFLDDSAYYKKMTQLHNPYGDGKATARIVKFIKNLNHGA, encoded by the coding sequence ATGAAGAAAAAAAACCTCATTGTCTTTGGAACAAGACCTGAAGCTATAAAAATGGCGCCCTTAGTGCGCGAATTTTTGAGAAACGATACTTTTGAAACCAAAGTTTGCGTAACCGCCCAACATCGTGAAATGCTGGATCAAGTGTTGGATTTTTTCGAAATCGTACCAGATTACGATCTAAATTTAATGCGGCCAAATCAAAATCTCTATAGTCTTACCGCCACAATCATTGAAAATATGAAACCGGTTTTAGATGAAGTGAAACCCGATTTCGTTTACGTTCACGGTGATACAACAACATCCATGGCAGTTGGAATTGCAGCTTTTTACAGCGGCGCTAAAATCTGTCACGTGGAAGCTGGACTTCGTACTTTTGACCGTCAATATCCTTTTCCGGAGGAATTCAATAGACAGCTTACTGGTAAAATTGCGGACTATCACTTCGCTCCTACCAACCTTTCCAACAATAATCTTTTGGCCGAAAACATTTCCGAAGAAAACATTTTGGTAACTGGAAACACTGTTATTGATGCCCTTCTTTACGGAATCGAAAAAGTGAATTCTGAAAATTTCAAAGATGAAGAGATTGAGAAACTAAAGACAGTTTTAGATTTTCAGAATGAAATAATCTTAGTTACTGGTCACAGAAGGGAAAACCATGGCGAAGGCTTGATAAAAATCTGTTCAGCATTAAAAAGCATTGCTGAAAAAAATCCTAGTGTACAGATAATCTATCCTGTACATTTAAATCCTAACGTTTTAAAACCCGTACACGAGCTGCTTTCGGGAATTTCAAATATAATTTTAACCGAGCCACTTGCCTATCCAGCTTTTATTTGGTTGATGGAAAAATCATTCCTAATCATAACCGACAGCGGCGGAATACAAGAAGAAGCACCAAGTTTAGGAAAACCAGTATTGGTAACTCGCGAAACTACCGAAAGACCTGAAGCTGTTGAAGAAGGCACTGTTTTATTGGTAGGTACAGATACTGAAAAAATAATTGTTGAGACGCAAAAATTTCTTGACGATTCAGCATATTATAAAAAAATGACTCAGTTGCATAATCCGTATGGAGACGGAAAAGCAACGGCCAGAATAGTAAAATTTATCAAGAATTTGAATCATGGAGCATAA
- a CDS encoding DUF6909 family protein — MTKLRSHTRTRAQESTQAIERLYITMRHLFNRGFYKPMGVSGESLREALLTLRPEIYGSITEDKIELQGLLYVMDRLPHGIEECRFINLTSDEGYKDSHFAPIIPLKRRRNCYRIDSEQMNIEITRGRSEIYDILTHLTFLFIESHKIMRQILINENGEVIRDWKKLEQAVLKKGKLTQEEKEITLTHTANFLGRTFEEVKSVYPYFASEKDENRFFNIIYFLGKLAIDEMVGDNKRIITFSPVLRERLGHHIHGEQWAFSIKHTLQKMGLLKRPIHIISANMHSVMNSLYGPKALPADFSKKKPMEVFEALSSPMNMKMREKVTTIALAEGMIFIEDQSGTNIDIQIIDTAKIKKSSYIEGLNGLEDSKKPVIVVMDYAFGEQAYETMDELLKPFIDAEKTRHFLNVASVSIMGKAGILEGGKGDIMIPSAHVFEGTADNYPFKNQMDKSLFKDDDVKVFKGTMISVLGTSLQNRDVLKFFHNSTWNVIGLEMEGAHYQKAIQAAAKIRRSISPKVKVRYAYYASDNPLETGSTLASGGLGTTGVKPTYLITEKMLNQILDVPKK, encoded by the coding sequence ATGACAAAATTAAGATCACACACCAGAACACGCGCTCAAGAAAGCACCCAAGCCATTGAGCGACTTTACATAACCATGCGCCACCTCTTTAACCGTGGGTTCTACAAACCTATGGGAGTTTCGGGCGAATCGCTTCGGGAAGCTTTGTTAACACTGCGCCCCGAGATTTATGGTTCCATAACAGAGGATAAAATTGAATTGCAAGGCCTGCTCTACGTTATGGATCGTTTGCCTCATGGAATTGAAGAATGTAGGTTCATCAATCTAACCAGTGATGAAGGTTATAAAGACTCACATTTTGCGCCGATAATTCCACTAAAACGTCGCAGAAATTGTTATCGAATAGATTCGGAGCAGATGAATATTGAAATCACTCGTGGTCGATCTGAAATCTATGATATCCTTACGCATTTAACCTTTCTATTTATTGAATCGCATAAGATTATGAGACAAATTCTCATCAACGAGAATGGTGAAGTAATCCGCGACTGGAAAAAACTGGAACAAGCCGTACTTAAAAAAGGCAAGCTAACACAAGAGGAAAAAGAAATTACACTTACCCACACAGCAAATTTCCTTGGAAGAACATTTGAAGAGGTAAAAAGCGTATATCCTTATTTCGCTAGTGAAAAAGATGAAAACAGGTTTTTCAATATTATCTATTTTCTTGGTAAACTAGCCATAGATGAAATGGTGGGAGACAACAAACGCATTATTACTTTTAGTCCGGTGTTGCGAGAGCGATTGGGTCACCATATTCACGGAGAGCAATGGGCTTTTAGTATAAAACATACTTTACAGAAAATGGGTTTGTTAAAGCGTCCAATACACATTATTAGTGCTAATATGCACAGTGTAATGAATAGTCTTTACGGTCCAAAAGCACTTCCAGCAGATTTTTCAAAGAAAAAACCTATGGAAGTTTTTGAAGCCTTAAGTAGTCCAATGAATATGAAAATGCGTGAAAAGGTTACAACAATAGCTTTAGCTGAAGGGATGATTTTTATTGAAGACCAAAGTGGAACCAATATTGACATTCAGATAATTGATACTGCCAAAATTAAGAAAAGCTCTTATATTGAAGGATTAAATGGTTTGGAGGATTCCAAAAAACCAGTAATCGTTGTAATGGACTACGCTTTCGGCGAACAGGCTTATGAAACTATGGATGAGCTTTTAAAACCCTTTATAGATGCTGAAAAAACGCGTCATTTCTTGAACGTGGCTTCAGTTTCCATTATGGGGAAAGCGGGAATTTTGGAAGGTGGTAAAGGAGATATTATGATTCCGTCAGCCCACGTTTTTGAAGGGACGGCAGACAATTATCCTTTCAAGAATCAAATGGATAAATCGTTATTTAAAGACGATGATGTAAAAGTTTTTAAAGGGACTATGATTTCAGTTTTGGGAACTTCACTTCAAAATAGAGATGTGCTTAAGTTTTTCCACAATTCTACGTGGAATGTAATTGGCCTTGAAATGGAAGGTGCGCATTATCAAAAAGCAATTCAGGCAGCGGCAAAAATACGCAGAAGCATAAGCCCAAAAGTAAAGGTTCGTTATGCTTATTACGCATCAGATAATCCTTTGGAAACAGGAAGCACTTTAGCCTCGGGTGGTTTGGGAACAACTGGCGTAAAACCAACCTATTTAATTACCGAAAAGATGTTAAATCAGATTTTAGATGTGCCTAAAAAATAA